The nucleotide window TAAATCGCCGCGGTTGTTGAATATCTGAAAATTATCCATCAAGGCATCGGTTACATAAACGTTCTCCTCAGAATCTGTTGCTACCGATTTCGGATGGACGAAATGTCCGGCTAAATTTCCAACTTTGCCGAATGATAAACGGAACATTCCTTTATTATCGAATGCCTGAATTCGATGGTTCATTGCATCCACTACAAAAATGGAGTTAGTTACTGATAGGTGGACAGGATAATTGAACTCACCAGCACCGCTTCCTCGTTTACCGAATGATAAAATAAATTTTCCATTCAAATCAAAAACGCAAACCGAATGATTACCTGTATCCGTTACGTACAACTTGTTATCTTTAATGGATAAACCTGTGGGTCTGATGAATTCGTACTCGAGTGCTGAAAGGGGTTTGTTGTTTTTATCGAATACAAATACTTTTTTTAATTGAGAATCGGAAACAAATATTCTTCCTTTTGAATCAATTGCAATAGCTATGGGAGATATTAGTGTGTGGTCAAAAGCACGCTCGATGAAATCGTAATTACTATTTTTTATATCGATGATGTGAACACACTTTGCTGCCGGATCAGCGATGTAAATGATTTGATTACTACTAACTGTGATGCCAACTGGTTGTTCTAACCAACGCTCGGAAGACTCGGTGCCGAAAATAAAATTAATTATTTTTGAAAAAAATCCTTCTTCAACCCCAATGTCTTTAAGCGAAGAAATAGTTTGGAGATGTTGGATTTTGGCTTTTTGGGGTGGCGGGGGCCAAACAAGCGGCTGCTGCGTTTGTGAAATCATTTCGCAACTGCACAGAACGAGTATTACAAAAGCGATGTAGTTAATATGTTGTTTCAAAAAAATCGAGCGTCTTTCTAAATTCACTTGAACAAATATACAATTATTTTATATGACAAGTTAAACACAATTCGCTGTTGGCATTTGAGACTCGTAGAAACATAGACACACCGCTGACACTGTGGGGGTTGTGACAGCTTCCGCATTCTAACGTTGCAGTTCCGTCGTGGCAGCTTAGGCAGTTCTTTGAAACTCCACCCGGCTGTGGTACCGTTCCTTCCATCGTTGGACTTGAATAGACTGTATAAGTTGCAGTCGATGCTGTCCGATTCCACAATAGTGACGAGCTTTGTTTCGAGTGTGGAGTATGGCAGAACACACAAACTTCGTTGTAACCTGATGTTGTTGTTCTCACTGTTGCTGTGGAACTGAAAGATAAATCGTGCTTGCTGTTTTTAATTTGTGCCTCATTAATTCCGGCAAAAATCAAACTTAGTGTTAGGGCAAAAATAAATAATTTATAATACATTTTAATAACTCCTTTTTATTTGTTATGAATTATATATTGAAAAATTTGTATTCTCGCATTCAATTGATCGACCACATAAATAAGATTATTAGGATCGATGAAAATACCGGCTGGAAGATGAAATTCGCCTGCATTCATTCCAGGTGCGCCGATGAACATAAGCGGCTCACCCTTCTCGTTAAAAATTTGAAAGTTATCGAATGCTGCATCGGTTACGTAAATATTTTTATAACTATCTATTGCAATCCCTTTGGGACGCGAGAAATTTCCCGGGGTATTGCCAAACTGACCGAACTTAGATAACAACTTTCCCGTTAAATCAAATATCTGAATACGTCCGTTGAATGTA belongs to Bacteroidota bacterium and includes:
- a CDS encoding 6-bladed beta-propeller — translated: MKQHINYIAFVILVLCSCEMISQTQQPLVWPPPPQKAKIQHLQTISSLKDIGVEEGFFSKIINFIFGTESSERWLEQPVGITVSSNQIIYIADPAAKCVHIIDIKNSNYDFIERAFDHTLISPIAIAIDSKGRIFVSDSQLKKVFVFDKNNKPLSALEYEFIRPTGLSIKDNKLYVTDTGNHSVCVFDLNGKFILSFGKRGSGAGEFNYPVHLSVTNSIFVVDAMNHRIQAFDNKGMFRLSFGKVGNLAGHFVHPKSVATDSEENVYVTDALMDNFQIFNNRGDLLLVVGLKGTENGEFMSPSGIAIDGQDRIYVVDSLNRRIQIFKYLK
- a CDS encoding cytochrome c3 family protein, translated to MYYKLFIFALTLSLIFAGINEAQIKNSKHDLSFSSTATVRTTTSGYNEVCVFCHTPHSKQSSSLLWNRTASTATYTVYSSPTMEGTVPQPGGVSKNCLSCHDGTATLECGSCHNPHSVSGVSMFLRVSNANSELCLTCHIK